One region of Bombus affinis isolate iyBomAffi1 chromosome 5, iyBomAffi1.2, whole genome shotgun sequence genomic DNA includes:
- the LOC126916596 gene encoding monocarboxylate transporter 9-like isoform X2, which produces MMKKFTFRKVAFLGGITVATGICATAFAVSLPAIIITYCIIVGIGHGIMFPATNLAMNTYFRKKRNVAMGLSVTLTGLGPILMPLLIAKLLENYATTGTLLIIAGIAMHSLIGAALLKPFKEREITSITKDNDITASSAESNENGIPKEIKRLKIKNVTDVKNDGANFKLLEEQLEQNTSNFEQNLSENVNSENSKREKKSILGKITQHMDLDLLRDSRYVAVILGMGVSLVAETNFNMMIPFVLTELSGLERDSIATVMSIQAVSDITGRLCIPLLAHKAGWTSRNLYVLSLIGSTIGRTILSTWGSTYIVVIGVTLIIGIAKGTKAVFQTLIIPDYVSLDRLPAAYGMQMVCNGILSIAIGPLIGLVHDQMMSYVGALHFTSFLSLSCVVLWYMGGLWTFNKSIKKHGVKEEMSQIQENCPECNV; this is translated from the exons ATGATGAAGAAATTCACGTTTCGAAAAGTTGCCTTTCTTGGTGGTATTACTGTTGCCACTGGAATTTGTGCGACTGCGTTCGCAGTCTCTCTCCCCGCCATTATTATCACTTATTGTATTATCGTCG GTATCGGTCATGGTATCATGTTTCCAGCCACGAATCTCGCGATGAACACTTATTTTCGGAAAAAACGAAATGTGGCTATGGGATTGTCAGTAACTTTAACTGGCCTTGGGCCTATTTTGATGCCACTTCTAATAGcaaaattattggaaaattaTGCTACCACTGGGACTCTTTTGATCATCGCAGGTATAGCGATGCATTCATTGATCGGGGCAGCGCTATTGAAACCATTTAAGGAAAGAGAA atTACAAGTATAACAAAGGACAATGACATCACGGCATCTTCCGCAGAGAGCAATGAAAACGGTATACCGAAAGAAATCaaaagattaaaaattaaaaacgtAACTGATGTCAAAAACGACGGTGCTAACTTTAAATTATTGGAAGAACAATTGGAACAAAATACGAGCAATTTTGAGCAGAATTTATCAGAAAATGTGAATAGTGAAAATAGCAAACGAGAGAAGAAGTCGATTTTGGGAAAAATAACACAGCATATGGATCTTGACCTTTTAAGGGATAGTCGTTATGTCGCCGTCATCCTAG GTATGGGAGTGTCTTTAGTCGCTGAAACAAACTTCAACATGATGATTCCTTTCGTCCTGACTGAACTTTCTGGTCTTGAAAGGGATTCGATCGCAACTGTAATGTCTATCCAAGCTGTGTCAGATATTACCGGACGTCTTTGCATTCCACTCCTTGCGCACAAAGCTGGTTGGACATCCAGGAACCTTTACGTGTTGTCTTTAATAGGATCCACCATTGGAAGGACCA TATTATCAACGTGGGGCAGTACGTACATTGTGGTAATCGGCGTTACATTAATTATTGGAATCGCTAAAGGAACGAAAGCTGTCTTCCAAACGCTAATAATTCCTGACTATGTATCTCTTGACAGACTTCCAGCTGCATACGGGATGCAAATGGTTTGCAATGGTATATTATCTATTGCCATAGGCCCATTAATAG gTTTAGTACATGACCAAATGATGAGCTACGTAGGCGCACTCCATTTCACATCATTTTTAAGTTTATCTTGTGTTGTTTTATGGTACATGGGAGGACTTTGGACATTtaataaaagcattaaaaaacatggtgtaaaagaagaaatgtctcaaatacaagaaaattgccctgaatgtaatgtataa
- the LOC126916596 gene encoding monocarboxylate transporter 9-like isoform X1: MIIDKMSRGEADRGWAWIIVAAVTIINLAILPIQQSFGLIFRERFFLLDITATQTSLIVHLNGTITSSLGLISGPMMKKFTFRKVAFLGGITVATGICATAFAVSLPAIIITYCIIVGIGHGIMFPATNLAMNTYFRKKRNVAMGLSVTLTGLGPILMPLLIAKLLENYATTGTLLIIAGIAMHSLIGAALLKPFKEREITSITKDNDITASSAESNENGIPKEIKRLKIKNVTDVKNDGANFKLLEEQLEQNTSNFEQNLSENVNSENSKREKKSILGKITQHMDLDLLRDSRYVAVILGMGVSLVAETNFNMMIPFVLTELSGLERDSIATVMSIQAVSDITGRLCIPLLAHKAGWTSRNLYVLSLIGSTIGRTILSTWGSTYIVVIGVTLIIGIAKGTKAVFQTLIIPDYVSLDRLPAAYGMQMVCNGILSIAIGPLIGLVHDQMMSYVGALHFTSFLSLSCVVLWYMGGLWTFNKSIKKHGVKEEMSQIQENCPECNV, encoded by the exons CTGGCGATACTTCCAATACAGCAAAGCTTCGGTCTAATCTTTAGGGAACGTTTCTTTTTACTTGATATAACCGCCACACAGACATCGTTAATTGTTCATTTGAATGGTACCATTACAAGCAGTCTAGGTCTGATAAGCGGTCCAATGATGAAGAAATTCACGTTTCGAAAAGTTGCCTTTCTTGGTGGTATTACTGTTGCCACTGGAATTTGTGCGACTGCGTTCGCAGTCTCTCTCCCCGCCATTATTATCACTTATTGTATTATCGTCG GTATCGGTCATGGTATCATGTTTCCAGCCACGAATCTCGCGATGAACACTTATTTTCGGAAAAAACGAAATGTGGCTATGGGATTGTCAGTAACTTTAACTGGCCTTGGGCCTATTTTGATGCCACTTCTAATAGcaaaattattggaaaattaTGCTACCACTGGGACTCTTTTGATCATCGCAGGTATAGCGATGCATTCATTGATCGGGGCAGCGCTATTGAAACCATTTAAGGAAAGAGAA atTACAAGTATAACAAAGGACAATGACATCACGGCATCTTCCGCAGAGAGCAATGAAAACGGTATACCGAAAGAAATCaaaagattaaaaattaaaaacgtAACTGATGTCAAAAACGACGGTGCTAACTTTAAATTATTGGAAGAACAATTGGAACAAAATACGAGCAATTTTGAGCAGAATTTATCAGAAAATGTGAATAGTGAAAATAGCAAACGAGAGAAGAAGTCGATTTTGGGAAAAATAACACAGCATATGGATCTTGACCTTTTAAGGGATAGTCGTTATGTCGCCGTCATCCTAG GTATGGGAGTGTCTTTAGTCGCTGAAACAAACTTCAACATGATGATTCCTTTCGTCCTGACTGAACTTTCTGGTCTTGAAAGGGATTCGATCGCAACTGTAATGTCTATCCAAGCTGTGTCAGATATTACCGGACGTCTTTGCATTCCACTCCTTGCGCACAAAGCTGGTTGGACATCCAGGAACCTTTACGTGTTGTCTTTAATAGGATCCACCATTGGAAGGACCA TATTATCAACGTGGGGCAGTACGTACATTGTGGTAATCGGCGTTACATTAATTATTGGAATCGCTAAAGGAACGAAAGCTGTCTTCCAAACGCTAATAATTCCTGACTATGTATCTCTTGACAGACTTCCAGCTGCATACGGGATGCAAATGGTTTGCAATGGTATATTATCTATTGCCATAGGCCCATTAATAG gTTTAGTACATGACCAAATGATGAGCTACGTAGGCGCACTCCATTTCACATCATTTTTAAGTTTATCTTGTGTTGTTTTATGGTACATGGGAGGACTTTGGACATTtaataaaagcattaaaaaacatggtgtaaaagaagaaatgtctcaaatacaagaaaattgccctgaatgtaatgtataa
- the LOC126916595 gene encoding protein spaetzle 4 codes for MNVIVHLVLQVITYQLVRCQGGGPSTFGYDASSACSKPYSRAGRARLVNLPCDFRQQNWCTVAGSSYPWHAVRRFVQENKGLMRRMYGDERHINVLRAEFERNDIELNYDDYYQHLADDHRKYQYMHDYEYFESEDDFKLNGNEFEGRSFTSRSFNDNVAKRVNKFPKLSEYTRPHFRPTEKTTTSTSTTTTSTTAASTTTASFTKEKTSSTTTASFTNEKTSSTITSTASPTRETTTQSTPSITSLVVNRTNEEKGNSADEVTTSPVATSSYAVKEQNFTINEILEQIDRVDEVLGEAGEVVEVSESSLDETSTVNLSDITEFPDEVDGSESLFATPKGTTVQDETLSSIDEQEFRPRPEYRPAIKPEASTMEGQLYQDAAAKDQQEQPVLKLRGVNACPVKEEVVAPFWANNTRGEVLALLNLYPFEQYVHWEKCTHENKQMYCRDGCRCEQQYRLHRLLAYDPNNECRGIFSDWFKFPSCCVCRCYDLPLEFRVTSRSPRTQKQRIKVRPPQTR; via the exons ATGAATGTGATTGTGCATCTCGTCCTCCAG GTGATCACATATCAGCTTGTAAGATGTCAAGGAGGTGGACCAAGCACCTTTGGATATGACGCATCCTCGGCATGCAGTAAACCATATTCTAGAGCTGGCCGCGCAAGATTGGTAAATCTTCCTTGTGATTTTCGACAGCAAAACTGGTGTACAGTAGCTGGTAGCTCTTATCCTTG gCATGCGGTTCGTCGTTTCGTACAAGAAAACAAAGGATTAATGAGGCGCATGTATGGCGATGAAAGGCATATCAATGTATTAAGAGCTGAATTCGAGAGAAATGACATCGAGTTAAACTACGACGATTATTATCAGCATCTTGCTGACGATCATAG aaaatatcaGTACATGCACGACTACGAGTACTTCGAGTCAGAAGACGATTTCAAATTAAACGGCAACGAGTTCGAGGGACGGAGCTTTACAAGCAGATCCTTCAATGACAATGTCGCGAAGCGggtaaacaaatttccaaaattaAGCGAATACACGAGGCCTCATTTCCGACCAACCGAGAAGACTACTACTTCAACTTCGACAACGACCACTAGCACAACCGCAGCATCGACAACTACCGCCTCTTTCACCAAGGAAAAGACATCATCGACAACTACCGCCTCTTTCACCAATGAAAAGACATCATCGACGATAACGTCAACTGCTTCGCCTACCCGTGAAACAACCACTCAATCCACGCCTTCGATAACGAGTTTAGTAGTAAATAGGACaaatgaagaaaaaggaaactCCGCGGACGAGGTGACGACGTCGCCTGTTGCGACAAGCTCTTACGCCGTGAAAGAGCAAAATTTCACCATCAACGAAATTCTCGAGCAGATAGACAGAGTCGACGAGGTGCTGGGAGAAGCTGGCGAAGTCGTAGAGGTCTCTGAATCCAGCCTCGATGAAACGTCGACGGTAAATTTGTCGGACATCACTGAATTTCCGGATGAAGTCGATGGCAGCGAGAGTCTATTTGCAACGCCGAAAGGAACAACTGTTCAGGATGAGACGTTGAGTTCGATCGATGAACAAGAGTTCAGGCCACGACCGGAATATCGACCTGCCATTAAGCCGGAAGCTTCGACTATGGAAGGACAGTTGTATCAGGACGCCGCCGCGAAAGATCAACAGGAACAACCGGTTTTGAAGCTTCGAGGAGT AAATGCTTGTCCCGTAAAAGAGGAAGTGGTTGCGCCGTTTTGGGCGAATAATACCAGGGGCGAGGTATTGGCACTTCTGAATCTTTATCCGTTCGAGCAATACGTTCACTGGGAAAAATGCAC ACACGAAAACAAGCAGATGTACTGTCGCGATGGATGCAGATGCGAACAACAATACAGACTTCATCGGTTGTTAGCTTACGATCCGAACAACGAGTGTCGTGGTATCTTCAGCGATTGGTTTAAGTTCCCAAGTTGTTGTGTTTGTCGCTGCTACGACTTACCTCTTGAATTTCGCGTAACATCGCGTTCGCCTCGCACGCAGAAACAACGAATTAAGGTACGACCGCCGCAAACTCGTTAG
- the LOC126916596 gene encoding monocarboxylate transporter 9-like isoform X3, translating into MIIDKMSRGEADRGWAWIIVAAVTIINLAILPIQQSFGLIFRERFFLLDITATQTSLIVHLNGTITSSLGLISGPMMKKFTFRKVAFLGGITVATGICATAFAVSLPAIIITYCIIVGIGHGIMFPATNLAMNTYFRKKRNVAMGLSVTLTGLGPILMPLLIAKLLENYATTGTLLIIAGIAMHSLIGAALLKPFKEREITSITKDNDITASSAESNENGIPKEIKRLKIKNVTDVKNDGANFKLLEEQLEQNTSNFEQNLSENVNSENSKREKKSILGKITQHMDLDLLRDSRYVAVILGMGVSLVAETNFNMMIPFVLTELSGLERDSIATVMSIQAVSDITGRLCIPLLAHKAGWTSRNLYVLSLIGSTIGRTSTYSNVKYSKMRNRLLHGNEYTICWYYQRGAVRTLW; encoded by the exons CTGGCGATACTTCCAATACAGCAAAGCTTCGGTCTAATCTTTAGGGAACGTTTCTTTTTACTTGATATAACCGCCACACAGACATCGTTAATTGTTCATTTGAATGGTACCATTACAAGCAGTCTAGGTCTGATAAGCGGTCCAATGATGAAGAAATTCACGTTTCGAAAAGTTGCCTTTCTTGGTGGTATTACTGTTGCCACTGGAATTTGTGCGACTGCGTTCGCAGTCTCTCTCCCCGCCATTATTATCACTTATTGTATTATCGTCG GTATCGGTCATGGTATCATGTTTCCAGCCACGAATCTCGCGATGAACACTTATTTTCGGAAAAAACGAAATGTGGCTATGGGATTGTCAGTAACTTTAACTGGCCTTGGGCCTATTTTGATGCCACTTCTAATAGcaaaattattggaaaattaTGCTACCACTGGGACTCTTTTGATCATCGCAGGTATAGCGATGCATTCATTGATCGGGGCAGCGCTATTGAAACCATTTAAGGAAAGAGAA atTACAAGTATAACAAAGGACAATGACATCACGGCATCTTCCGCAGAGAGCAATGAAAACGGTATACCGAAAGAAATCaaaagattaaaaattaaaaacgtAACTGATGTCAAAAACGACGGTGCTAACTTTAAATTATTGGAAGAACAATTGGAACAAAATACGAGCAATTTTGAGCAGAATTTATCAGAAAATGTGAATAGTGAAAATAGCAAACGAGAGAAGAAGTCGATTTTGGGAAAAATAACACAGCATATGGATCTTGACCTTTTAAGGGATAGTCGTTATGTCGCCGTCATCCTAG GTATGGGAGTGTCTTTAGTCGCTGAAACAAACTTCAACATGATGATTCCTTTCGTCCTGACTGAACTTTCTGGTCTTGAAAGGGATTCGATCGCAACTGTAATGTCTATCCAAGCTGTGTCAGATATTACCGGACGTCTTTGCATTCCACTCCTTGCGCACAAAGCTGGTTGGACATCCAGGAACCTTTACGTGTTGTCTTTAATAGGATCCACCATTGGAAGGACCAGTACGTACAGCAAcgtaaaatattcgaaaatgAGAAATCGACTCCTTCATGGCAACGAATATACGATCTGCTGG TATTATCAACGTGGGGCAGTACGTACATTGTGGTAA